The genomic DNA TGATTTGAATGAAACTTGTTTTAAGAGGACATCACCTGTTATGCCTCAAGGGATTTCAGGGATACGGTTATGATGAAGAGTTTACAAAAAACATGACCCTCATAAATTCCAAAAGAAAACAGGACGACACTACCGTCACTTTGACATCCTCACCCGACGACATCTGCTCAGCATGTCCGAATTTAATTGGAGATGTCTGCGAGAACACTCAGCAAAATGATGAAATCATTTCAATGGACCGGGAAGTGTTAAAAAAACTGGACCCCTCACAGGAATACAATGCGGTGAAATTATTCGAAAAAATTGATGAGATATTCAATACCAATGAAAGTGTTTCTAAAATATGTTTTGATTGTAAGTGGCATGAAAAATGCTTATTTTATCAAAAATTATCAAATAACCGATAGGTTTAAATACTACATGATAAATATATATTAAATGTTGTACATTGTACAATCAATTAGTCCCGTAGGGTAGTGGTAATCCTTCTAGGCTTTGGACCCGGAGACGGCGGTTCGACTCCGCTCGGGACTACTTTAAAAACTTTTTTTATTGATATTTTATGAAAAAGCTATTACTTATTGGAATTGATACAAGAAGTATGCTTAATAGTGCTTTAAAACTAGATTATGAAATTTTTTCAACAAGCTATTTTTCAACATCCGACACACCAACCATCGAAAACCAGAAGATTATCCTGAAAGAAAGCATGGATGAAAGCTGCGGAAATTTTGAGGATGAATTCGACAGCAAGAAGGTTCTGGAATTATCAAGAGACTATATTGATGAGGTTGACTATATAATTCCCATTTCCGGCGTTTCACCGGATGACTTTAACAAAAATGATCAAAAAAAGATATTGGGAAATACAGACGTTGGAGACATTGAAGACAAATTCAAATTCTACAGGAAAATAAAAGATGAATTTTTAACTCCAATGACTTTTCGCATAAGTGATATAGATGAAGCCTTGGAGATTAATGAAAATTATTATGAAACTCAATTTATTGTAAAACCCCTTCAAGGAAGTGGAGGTTACAATACAAATCTATTAAATAATAATAGCGAAATTGATTTTAATGGCAACAAATTCA from uncultured Methanobrevibacter sp. includes the following:
- a CDS encoding DUF1284 domain-containing protein yields the protein MKLVLRGHHLLCLKGFQGYGYDEEFTKNMTLINSKRKQDDTTVTLTSSPDDICSACPNLIGDVCENTQQNDEIISMDREVLKKLDPSQEYNAVKLFEKIDEIFNTNESVSKICFDCKWHEKCLFYQKLSNNR